One Kazachstania africana CBS 2517 chromosome 5, complete genome DNA window includes the following coding sequences:
- the EMC3 gene encoding ER membrane complex subunit EMC3 (similar to Saccharomyces cerevisiae YKL207W; ancestral locus Anc_1.524) produces MLSVLSLLATGTAGSIAELTLDPRLKYWVLLPISLVMVLTGILRQYIMVLIGPKLRGQPRVKQTESQYLLKGQALLANGSNLDSDSFEIRKMKLSQILSEGRYVAKTNNGSAATGKEEMPNPFTDPNFSDSMMSMAKSNLANFIPQTLIMWWVNHFFAGFVLMKLPFPLTVRFKEMLQSGIMTADLDVRWVSAISWYFISVLGLNPVYNLLLADSNGDQFGLMQQQDMMMGGPGQPQPADLMRGLANDLMIVQHESCLDNVEERVLKLYS; encoded by the coding sequence ATGCTATCTGTTTTGAGCCTTCTAGCTACGGGAACAGCCGGGTCGATTGCAGAGCTGACCTTGGACCCTAGGTTGAAATACTGGGTCCTCCTACCGATTTCACTTGTAATGGTGTTAACGGGTATTTTACGTCAATACATCATGGTATTGATAGGCCCCAAATTGAGAGGCCAGCCAAGAGTAAAACAGACAGAATCtcaatatttattgaaaggACAAGCATTATTGGCAAATGGATCTAATTTAGACAGTGATTCATTCGAGataaggaaaatgaaactgtCTCAAATTCTAAGTGAAGGTAGATATGTCGCTAAAACAAATAATGGCAGCGCTGCTACAggcaaagaagaaatgcCAAACCCATTTACTGATCCAAACTTTTCAGATTCGATGATGTCCATGGCAAAGAGTAATTTGGCCAATTTTATCCCACAAACACTAATCATGTGGTGGGTTAATCACTTCTTTGCTGGCTTCGTTCTGATGAAACTACCTTTTCCATTAACAGTCCgtttcaaagaaatgcTACAAAGTGGTATCATGACTGCCGACTTAGACGTGCGTTGGGTTAGTGCTATTTCGTGGTATTTTATCTCAGTGTTAGGTTTGAACCCAGTATATAACCTTCTTTTAGCGGACTCAAATGGTGATCAGTTTGGACTAATGCAACAACAGGATATGATGATGGGTGGTCCTGGCCAACCACAGCCAGCTGACTTGATGAGAGGGTTGGCAAACGATCTGATGATTGTGCAACATGAAAGTTGCTTAGATAATGTTGAAGAAAGGGTCCTCAAACTATATAGttaa